A stretch of the Arachis stenosperma cultivar V10309 chromosome 6, arast.V10309.gnm1.PFL2, whole genome shotgun sequence genome encodes the following:
- the LOC130935526 gene encoding zinc finger CCCH domain-containing protein 32 isoform X2 encodes MELYGRNPGRNGSNPGNQPEWRSPGPDTGLEESMWQLTLASSESYPERPSAPNCVYYMRTGYCGYGARCRYNHPRDRAAVAAAVRATGEYPERAGEPPCQYYLKTGTCKFGASCKFHHPKHGGGSLSQAPLNIYGYPLRPGEKECSYYLKTGQCKFGVTCKFHHPAAGTSLPASAPQFYQQVQSPTVPLPDQYGGASTSLRVARPPMLAGSYVQGAYGPVLLSPGVVPFPGWSPYSAPVSPVLSPGAQPAVGATSLYGVTQLSSSTSAFARPYTPLPSSIGPSGSGQKEEVFPERPGQPECQYYLKTGDCKFGSACRYDHPRDRGVTRPLLSPIGLPLRPKTGGSTLCILFAKRALQVWLNMQI; translated from the exons ATGGAGCTTTACGGTCGCAACCCGGGGAGGAACGGGTCGAACCCGGGGAATCAGCCCGAATGGCGCTCGCCGGGCCCCGATACTGGCCTCGAAG AATCAATGTGGCAGTTGACGCTGGCTAGCAGCGAATCGTACCCGGAGCGACCCAGTGCTCCGAATTGCGTGTATTACATGCGAACCGGGTACTGTGGATATGGTGCAAGGTGCCGTTACAATCACCCTCGTGACCGTGCTGCG GTTGCTGCGGCTGTAAGAGCAACAGGGGAGTACCCGGAAAGAGCGGGGGAACCTCCATGTcag TATTATCTAAAAACTGGAACATGTAAATTTGGTGCATCCTGTAAATTTCACCATCCAAAACATGGAGGTGGATCTTTGAGCCAAGCACCGCTAAATATTTATGGATACCCATTACGGCCG GGTGAGAAAGAATGCTCCTATTATTTGAAAACGGGGCAGTGCAAATTTGGTGTGACTTGTAAATTCCATCATCCTGCTGCTGGCACATCATTGCCGGCTTCTGCACCTCAATTTTATCAACAGGTGCAATCTCCTACGGTTCCTCTGCCTGACCAATACGGGGGAGCATCCACAAGCTTGAGAGTGGCTAGGCCTCCTATGTTAGCTGGTTCATACGTTCAAGGGGCTTATGGTCCTGTACTTCTTTCTCCAGGAGTTGTTCCATTTCCTGGATGGAGTCCTTATTCG GCACCTGTTAGTCCTGTGTTATCTCCTGGTGCTCAACCTGCTGTTGGGGCTACTTCTCTATATGGAGTGACCCAATTGTCTTCATCAACATCAGCTTTTGCTAGGCCATATACTCCACTGCCCTCTTCTATTGGCCCCTCAGGCAGTGGTCAGAAGGAGGAAGTTTTTCCTGAACGTCCTGGCCAACCTGAATGCCAATACTATCTTAAAACAGGGGACTGTAAATTTGGATCGGCTTGTCGATATGATCATCCACGGGATAGGGGTGTGACACGACCACTTCTCAGCCCCATTGGTCTTCCTCTTCGTCCG AAAACAGGGGGTTCAACCTTGTGCATTTTATTTGCAAAACGGGCATTGCAAGTTTGGCTCAACATGCAAATTTGA
- the LOC130935526 gene encoding zinc finger CCCH domain-containing protein 32 isoform X4, which produces MELYGRNPGRNGSNPGNQPEWRSPGPDTGLEESMWQLTLASSESYPERPSAPNCVYYMRTGYCGYGARCRYNHPRDRAAVAAAVRATGEYPERAGEPPCQYYLKTGTCKFGASCKFHHPKHGGGSLSQAPLNIYGYPLRPGEKECSYYLKTGQCKFGVTCKFHHPAAGTSLPASAPQFYQQVQSPTVPLPDQYGGASTSLRVARPPMLAGSYVQGAYGPVLLSPGVVPFPGWSPYSAPVSPVLSPGAQPAVGATSLYGVTQLSSSTSAFARPYTPLPSSIGPSGSGQKEEVFPERPGQPECQYYLKTGDCKFGSACRYDHPRDRGVTRPLLSPIGLPLRPL; this is translated from the exons ATGGAGCTTTACGGTCGCAACCCGGGGAGGAACGGGTCGAACCCGGGGAATCAGCCCGAATGGCGCTCGCCGGGCCCCGATACTGGCCTCGAAG AATCAATGTGGCAGTTGACGCTGGCTAGCAGCGAATCGTACCCGGAGCGACCCAGTGCTCCGAATTGCGTGTATTACATGCGAACCGGGTACTGTGGATATGGTGCAAGGTGCCGTTACAATCACCCTCGTGACCGTGCTGCG GTTGCTGCGGCTGTAAGAGCAACAGGGGAGTACCCGGAAAGAGCGGGGGAACCTCCATGTcag TATTATCTAAAAACTGGAACATGTAAATTTGGTGCATCCTGTAAATTTCACCATCCAAAACATGGAGGTGGATCTTTGAGCCAAGCACCGCTAAATATTTATGGATACCCATTACGGCCG GGTGAGAAAGAATGCTCCTATTATTTGAAAACGGGGCAGTGCAAATTTGGTGTGACTTGTAAATTCCATCATCCTGCTGCTGGCACATCATTGCCGGCTTCTGCACCTCAATTTTATCAACAGGTGCAATCTCCTACGGTTCCTCTGCCTGACCAATACGGGGGAGCATCCACAAGCTTGAGAGTGGCTAGGCCTCCTATGTTAGCTGGTTCATACGTTCAAGGGGCTTATGGTCCTGTACTTCTTTCTCCAGGAGTTGTTCCATTTCCTGGATGGAGTCCTTATTCG GCACCTGTTAGTCCTGTGTTATCTCCTGGTGCTCAACCTGCTGTTGGGGCTACTTCTCTATATGGAGTGACCCAATTGTCTTCATCAACATCAGCTTTTGCTAGGCCATATACTCCACTGCCCTCTTCTATTGGCCCCTCAGGCAGTGGTCAGAAGGAGGAAGTTTTTCCTGAACGTCCTGGCCAACCTGAATGCCAATACTATCTTAAAACAGGGGACTGTAAATTTGGATCGGCTTGTCGATATGATCATCCACGGGATAGGGGTGTGACACGACCACTTCTCAGCCCCATTGGTCTTCCTCTTCGTCCG TTGTAG
- the LOC130935526 gene encoding zinc finger CCCH domain-containing protein 32 isoform X1: protein MELYGRNPGRNGSNPGNQPEWRSPGPDTGLEESMWQLTLASSESYPERPSAPNCVYYMRTGYCGYGARCRYNHPRDRAAVAAAVRATGEYPERAGEPPCQYYLKTGTCKFGASCKFHHPKHGGGSLSQAPLNIYGYPLRPGEKECSYYLKTGQCKFGVTCKFHHPAAGTSLPASAPQFYQQVQSPTVPLPDQYGGASTSLRVARPPMLAGSYVQGAYGPVLLSPGVVPFPGWSPYSAPVSPVLSPGAQPAVGATSLYGVTQLSSSTSAFARPYTPLPSSIGPSGSGQKEEVFPERPGQPECQYYLKTGDCKFGSACRYDHPRDRGVTRPLLSPIGLPLRPGVQPCAFYLQNGHCKFGSTCKFDHPFGPVRYSPSTSSLTDAPVTPYPVGSLLSTLAPSLTSSELRPELMSGSKMESSFSTRMPSSGNSPTTSVSLIFSQGGTVSLSDVQLSTQSSAPLSTSRSTR, encoded by the exons ATGGAGCTTTACGGTCGCAACCCGGGGAGGAACGGGTCGAACCCGGGGAATCAGCCCGAATGGCGCTCGCCGGGCCCCGATACTGGCCTCGAAG AATCAATGTGGCAGTTGACGCTGGCTAGCAGCGAATCGTACCCGGAGCGACCCAGTGCTCCGAATTGCGTGTATTACATGCGAACCGGGTACTGTGGATATGGTGCAAGGTGCCGTTACAATCACCCTCGTGACCGTGCTGCG GTTGCTGCGGCTGTAAGAGCAACAGGGGAGTACCCGGAAAGAGCGGGGGAACCTCCATGTcag TATTATCTAAAAACTGGAACATGTAAATTTGGTGCATCCTGTAAATTTCACCATCCAAAACATGGAGGTGGATCTTTGAGCCAAGCACCGCTAAATATTTATGGATACCCATTACGGCCG GGTGAGAAAGAATGCTCCTATTATTTGAAAACGGGGCAGTGCAAATTTGGTGTGACTTGTAAATTCCATCATCCTGCTGCTGGCACATCATTGCCGGCTTCTGCACCTCAATTTTATCAACAGGTGCAATCTCCTACGGTTCCTCTGCCTGACCAATACGGGGGAGCATCCACAAGCTTGAGAGTGGCTAGGCCTCCTATGTTAGCTGGTTCATACGTTCAAGGGGCTTATGGTCCTGTACTTCTTTCTCCAGGAGTTGTTCCATTTCCTGGATGGAGTCCTTATTCG GCACCTGTTAGTCCTGTGTTATCTCCTGGTGCTCAACCTGCTGTTGGGGCTACTTCTCTATATGGAGTGACCCAATTGTCTTCATCAACATCAGCTTTTGCTAGGCCATATACTCCACTGCCCTCTTCTATTGGCCCCTCAGGCAGTGGTCAGAAGGAGGAAGTTTTTCCTGAACGTCCTGGCCAACCTGAATGCCAATACTATCTTAAAACAGGGGACTGTAAATTTGGATCGGCTTGTCGATATGATCATCCACGGGATAGGGGTGTGACACGACCACTTCTCAGCCCCATTGGTCTTCCTCTTCGTCCG GGGGTTCAACCTTGTGCATTTTATTTGCAAAACGGGCATTGCAAGTTTGGCTCAACATGCAAATTTGACCATCCTTTCGGGCCTGTGAGATATAGTCCATCGACATCTTCCCTGACCGATGCACCAGTAACTCCATACCCTGTTGGGTCTTTGCTGTCTACCCTGGCTCCTTCCTTAACATCCTCAGAGCTTCGGCCTGAATTGATGTCGGGGTCCAAAATGGAATCCTCCTTTTCAACCAGAATGCCTTCTTCTGGAAATAGTCCCACTACTTCTGTCAGTTTAATCTTTTCACAAGGTGGAACTGTCTCACTATCTGATGTGCAACTCTCAACTCAGAGTTCTGCCCCTCTAAGCACTAGCCGAAGCACCAGATAG
- the LOC130935526 gene encoding zinc finger CCCH domain-containing protein 32 isoform X3, producing the protein MELYGRNPGRNGSNPGNQPEWRSPGPDTGLEESMWQLTLASSESYPERPSAPNCVYYMRTGYCGYGARCRYNHPRDRAAVAAAVRATGEYPERAGEPPCQYYLKTGTCKFGASCKFHHPKHGGGSLSQAPLNIYGYPLRPGEKECSYYLKTGQCKFGVTCKFHHPAAGTSLPASAPQFYQQVQSPTVPLPDQYGGASTSLRVARPPMLAGSYVQGAYGPVLLSPGVVPFPGWSPYSAPVSPVLSPGAQPAVGATSLYGVTQLSSSTSAFARPYTPLPSSIGPSGSGQKEEVFPERPGQPECQYYLKTGDCKFGSACRYDHPRDRGVTRPLLSPIGLPLRPDISRHN; encoded by the exons ATGGAGCTTTACGGTCGCAACCCGGGGAGGAACGGGTCGAACCCGGGGAATCAGCCCGAATGGCGCTCGCCGGGCCCCGATACTGGCCTCGAAG AATCAATGTGGCAGTTGACGCTGGCTAGCAGCGAATCGTACCCGGAGCGACCCAGTGCTCCGAATTGCGTGTATTACATGCGAACCGGGTACTGTGGATATGGTGCAAGGTGCCGTTACAATCACCCTCGTGACCGTGCTGCG GTTGCTGCGGCTGTAAGAGCAACAGGGGAGTACCCGGAAAGAGCGGGGGAACCTCCATGTcag TATTATCTAAAAACTGGAACATGTAAATTTGGTGCATCCTGTAAATTTCACCATCCAAAACATGGAGGTGGATCTTTGAGCCAAGCACCGCTAAATATTTATGGATACCCATTACGGCCG GGTGAGAAAGAATGCTCCTATTATTTGAAAACGGGGCAGTGCAAATTTGGTGTGACTTGTAAATTCCATCATCCTGCTGCTGGCACATCATTGCCGGCTTCTGCACCTCAATTTTATCAACAGGTGCAATCTCCTACGGTTCCTCTGCCTGACCAATACGGGGGAGCATCCACAAGCTTGAGAGTGGCTAGGCCTCCTATGTTAGCTGGTTCATACGTTCAAGGGGCTTATGGTCCTGTACTTCTTTCTCCAGGAGTTGTTCCATTTCCTGGATGGAGTCCTTATTCG GCACCTGTTAGTCCTGTGTTATCTCCTGGTGCTCAACCTGCTGTTGGGGCTACTTCTCTATATGGAGTGACCCAATTGTCTTCATCAACATCAGCTTTTGCTAGGCCATATACTCCACTGCCCTCTTCTATTGGCCCCTCAGGCAGTGGTCAGAAGGAGGAAGTTTTTCCTGAACGTCCTGGCCAACCTGAATGCCAATACTATCTTAAAACAGGGGACTGTAAATTTGGATCGGCTTGTCGATATGATCATCCACGGGATAGGGGTGTGACACGACCACTTCTCAGCCCCATTGGTCTTCCTCTTCGTCCG GATATTTCGCGACATAATTGA